The segment ATGGACTTGCTTTTTTGATAAACATTTCTACAAATTGTACTAACGATGCTATAACAAGTATAAACACTATTGTCTGTAAGAATTCTAGACCTGCTGGTACTAATATTACTTTTTGTATGAAATAAGTCAACACTGATGACAATGCCATTACAAATGTAACTGCTGCACCCATACCAGCTGCTGTTTCTACCTTCTTAGATACACCTAGGAAGGGACAAATTCCAAGAAAGCGAACTAATATAAAGTTATTTACTAGAATCGCACTAATAATAATCTGAAATAATGATAATTCTGCCATTTCTCTGCCTCCCTACGCTTTTTTCTTTTTAGAAATCATATTAACTAAACCAATTAGTAATCCCAATGTCAAAAATGCACCAGGTGGTAATATCATTATAATAGCCGGTTGGAAACTAGCTCCGAAAACAGCATTTCCTAAAAATGTTCCAGCTCCTAATAACTCTCTTATAACACCAAGTACAGATAAAGACAATGTAAATCCAAGTCCCATTCCAAGTCCATCAATTATAGCATCACCAGGTTTAGCTTTTGATGCAAATGACTCCGCTCTACCAAGTATCAAACAGTTAACTACAATAAGTGGTAAAAATAAACCAAGTGCATTGTAAATTGGCAATGCATATGCATTTAGCATCATGCCTATCATAGTAACAAACGACGCTATTACTATTATAAATACCGGAATTCTTATTTTGTCTGGCACAACTTTTCTAATTAATGATATTACAAGGTTCGACCCTAAAAGAACTGCAGTAGTTGCAAGTCCCATAGCAAAACCATCTTTAGCAGTAGTAGTAACCGCTAGAGTTGGACACATTCCTAAAAGTTGTACAAATGTAGGATTGTCTTTAATCAATCCATTTTTTAATATATCTATTTTTTTGCTCATCGTTCCACCTCCTACCAAGTCCTATTTAAGATTTTCTTCAAAATAATTCAATGATTCATTCACTGCCAAAGCTACTGCTTTTGATGTTATAGTAGCTCCAGTAATAGCCTGAACTTCACTGTCTTTTTGTGGCTCTAACTTATTTATTTGAACCTTATCTGTTGAGTTTTTGCCTACAAATTTTGATTGAAAAGAATCCTTTTCAGCATTAGCTCCAAGACCTGGTGTTTCAGTATGTTTTAGAACTTTCATTCCTGTAATTTCTCCATCAGAACTGATTCCAGTCAATATTTCAAGTTTTCCGCCAAATCCATTAGATTTTGACTTTATAGTATATCCTGAAATAGAATCTCCACTCTTTCCAACATATACTTCGATTATATTTTCGTTGTCAACTACATCGACACTTTCAAAATTTTCAGCATTAGGCAATACAGCCAATCTAGCCTCTTGATTTGTTTTTATCTCAGCTTCTAGTATTTTAGGCGCTGTAATTTGATTTGTAAAACCCAGTACTAGAGCAGAAATAGCAGTGATAAATGCCAATTTAAGTCCTAACGTTATAGTATCACGCATGCTTTTTCACCTCGCTAACACCAAATACTTTTGGTCTTGTATATTTGTCTATAAGTGGTGCTGCTAAATTCATAAGTAATATAGAATAAGAAACACCTTCTGGATATCCACCATATAATCTTATTACAACTGTGAGAATACCACATCCAACAGCATATATTATCTGTCCTTTAGGACTAACTGGCGATGATGCATAGTCAGTTGCCATAAAAAATGCACCTAACATCAATCCACCTGCTAAAACTTGTGTAATCATTCCATTTAAACCTTGTCCTGCAACTAACATAAGTATAGCAACAGTTCCTATATACATAGTTGGTATTCTCCAAGAGATGATCTTTCTAAATATAAGATATACTCCGCCTAATATCAAAAGTATTGCTGATGTTTCTCCAATACATCCTGGAACGTTTCCAAGAAGTAATTCCTTAGCAGAAAACGTATACTCAAGTCCCTCTTTTAACTGGCCAAGAGGTGTAGCTGTAGTTACAGCATCTACGCCTGTGCTAATCCACTGTCCTGTCATGATAACTGGCCATGATGCTACTAGCATTGCTCTAGCTGCAAGTGCTGGGTTCATGAAGTTATGACCAAGTCCTCCAAACGCTTGCTTTACTATACCTACCGCAAATACAGAACCTATAACTGCTATCCACCATGGTGCAGATGCTGGTAAGTTAAATGCAAGTAACAATCCAGTAACAGCTGCACTTAAATCTCCAATTGTAACTGGTTGTTTTCTAAGTTTTTGAATCAAATATTCTGTCAATACTGCTGTTAATACCGACAATAATATCAATTTTGCTGCATTAAATCTAAAATAATATATACCAGCAAGAGTTGCTGGCAACAGTGCTATTAAAACATCAAGCATTATACTTCTCGTACTCTGTTTTGTTCGAATATGAGGTGAACTTGATGCAAATAAAATCTTATCCATAATTGTACCCCCTCTTATCTATTGCGTCGACGCGCTATTACTTCTCTTTTAGCCAATCTAATAGTCTCTACAAGTGGTCTTCTTGCTGGACATATATACGAACATGATCCGCATTCTATACAATCCGCTACATGCATAGACTCAGCTTCATCAATTAGATTCTTCATAGCATATTGACTCAAAAATAAAGGTTGAAGATGTACTGGACAAGCGTCTACACACTTACCACATCTAATACATGCTTCTGCTTGTGGTACTTTAGATTCTGATTCATCTAACATCAATATACCAGATGTACCTTTTATTACAGGTATATCATCCGTATACTGTGACAATCCCATCATTGGTCCACCCATGATAATTTTACCAATATTTTCTTTCGCTCCACCACATTGTTCAATAACCTCACTAAATGAAGTTCCTACTTTTACCAATAAGTTCTTAGGCTCTTTGACAGCACTACCTGTGATAGTAACTATTCGCTCTATTAATGGCATTCCTTTTGTTACAGCATCAGCTATAGCAGCGGCTGTTCCCACATTATCAACTACTGCTCCTGCATCCATTGGCAATCCGCCAGATGGAACTTCTCTTCCTGTAACAGCATTTATTATTCTCTTTTCATCCCCTTGAGGGTATTTAGGAATAAGTGATGCTACATGTACATTACTATATTTTTCAGATGCCTTTTTTATAGCTTCTATTGCATCAGGTTTATTTGTTTCTATTGCAATAAAACCTTCTTTAACACCCAAAATTTTCATTATAATTCTAAGACCTTCAACAACACGTTCTGGTGTTTCTAACATCAGTCTGTGATCTGCTGTCAAATATGGTTCACATTCTGCACCATTTAATATCACCACATCAATTGGCTTGTCTTTAGGTGGCGATAATTTGACATGGGTTGGGAAGCTTGCTCCACCCATACCAGTTATACCTGCTTCCTTTACTACTGCAAGTAATTCTTCTGCCGAAAGTGATTCCACTGATCCTTTTGGCTTTACACTTTCATGTAATTCAT is part of the Tissierellales bacterium genome and harbors:
- a CDS encoding RnfABCDGE type electron transport complex subunit D, with amino-acid sequence MDKILFASSSPHIRTKQSTRSIMLDVLIALLPATLAGIYYFRFNAAKLILLSVLTAVLTEYLIQKLRKQPVTIGDLSAAVTGLLLAFNLPASAPWWIAVIGSVFAVGIVKQAFGGLGHNFMNPALAARAMLVASWPVIMTGQWISTGVDAVTTATPLGQLKEGLEYTFSAKELLLGNVPGCIGETSAILLILGGVYLIFRKIISWRIPTMYIGTVAILMLVAGQGLNGMITQVLAGGLMLGAFFMATDYASSPVSPKGQIIYAVGCGILTVVIRLYGGYPEGVSYSILLMNLAAPLIDKYTRPKVFGVSEVKKHA
- a CDS encoding RnfABCDGE type electron transport complex subunit G, with the protein product MRDTITLGLKLAFITAISALVLGFTNQITAPKILEAEIKTNQEARLAVLPNAENFESVDVVDNENIIEVYVGKSGDSISGYTIKSKSNGFGGKLEILTGISSDGEITGMKVLKHTETPGLGANAEKDSFQSKFVGKNSTDKVQINKLEPQKDSEVQAITGATITSKAVALAVNESLNYFEENLK
- a CDS encoding electron transport complex subunit E, which codes for MSKKIDILKNGLIKDNPTFVQLLGMCPTLAVTTTAKDGFAMGLATTAVLLGSNLVISLIRKVVPDKIRIPVFIIVIASFVTMIGMMLNAYALPIYNALGLFLPLIVVNCLILGRAESFASKAKPGDAIIDGLGMGLGFTLSLSVLGVIRELLGAGTFLGNAVFGASFQPAIIMILPPGAFLTLGLLIGLVNMISKKKKA
- the rsxA gene encoding electron transport complex subunit RsxA; translation: MAELSLFQIIISAILVNNFILVRFLGICPFLGVSKKVETAAGMGAAVTFVMALSSVLTYFIQKVILVPAGLEFLQTIVFILVIASLVQFVEMFIKKASPSLYEALGVYLPLITTNCAVLGLSILNIQEGFNLVQLVAHSVAAAIGFTLVIVLFAGIRERLALADVPESLEGFPIALITAGLMAIAFLGFTGLV
- the rsxC gene encoding electron transport complex subunit RsxC, which gives rise to MKLEGLTFKGGIHPPHFKSLTEAKTVEKANEPKMVVIPLHMHIGAPCEPVVKVMDEVKVGQMIGEAKSFVAANIHSSVSGKVKKVADVKTPLGKAKAVFIESDGKNELHESVKPKGSVESLSAEELLAVVKEAGITGMGGASFPTHVKLSPPKDKPIDVVILNGAECEPYLTADHRLMLETPERVVEGLRIIMKILGVKEGFIAIETNKPDAIEAIKKASEKYSNVHVASLIPKYPQGDEKRIINAVTGREVPSGGLPMDAGAVVDNVGTAAAIADAVTKGMPLIERIVTITGSAVKEPKNLLVKVGTSFSEVIEQCGGAKENIGKIIMGGPMMGLSQYTDDIPVIKGTSGILMLDESESKVPQAEACIRCGKCVDACPVHLQPLFLSQYAMKNLIDEAESMHVADCIECGSCSYICPARRPLVETIRLAKREVIARRRNR